Proteins from one Deinococcus sp. AB2017081 genomic window:
- a CDS encoding transcriptional regulator, producing the protein MPKKERKRLQVVISDEQDALLTRTAYELSSPERLISKSEVVRLAIEKIARELGEGAHLEEYRAILESGDIGDDA; encoded by the coding sequence ATGCCCAAGAAGGAACGTAAACGCCTGCAGGTGGTCATCAGCGACGAGCAGGACGCGCTCCTGACCCGGACGGCCTATGAACTGTCCAGCCCCGAACGGCTGATCAGCAAGAGCGAGGTCGTCCGGCTGGCCATCGAGAAGATCGCCCGTGAACTCGGCGAGGGTGCCCACCTGGAGGAGTACCGCGCCATTCTGGAATCCGGCGACATCGGCGACGACGCCTGA
- a CDS encoding asparaginase — MSTAQRLAVIHTGGTISSRPDPNGTGVTPQQAPSVPGLDGVQVTDYQPFTLPSPHVTPPHMLALARLVTEVAPQHDGVVITHGTDTLEETAFALHLLLPAHLPVVLTGSMRHMEEASWDGPGNLLDAAQVALHPATRGRGTLVVFGGDIFDARTVTKIHTTAVDAFGGYPGPIGRIDRVAHAARVEYFATPDARTPLTPPHLDARVEILYAYAGWQGEGFEDAVRRSDGVVIAALGTGNLPAPLLPLIQAATVPVVLATRTHAGPVLPVYGYPGGGATLVAAGAIPASFLNAHKARLLLLTLLSSGLEVGAIRRVFAQDVY; from the coding sequence ATGAGCACTGCACAGCGGCTGGCCGTGATCCACACGGGCGGCACCATCTCCAGCCGGCCTGATCCGAACGGCACTGGCGTCACTCCCCAGCAGGCCCCCAGCGTGCCCGGCCTGGACGGCGTGCAGGTCACGGACTATCAGCCCTTCACGTTGCCCAGCCCGCACGTGACCCCGCCGCACATGCTGGCGCTCGCCCGGCTGGTCACCGAGGTCGCGCCGCAGCATGACGGCGTGGTCATCACGCACGGCACCGACACGCTGGAGGAGACGGCCTTCGCGCTGCACCTGCTGCTGCCGGCGCACCTGCCCGTGGTGCTCACCGGCAGCATGCGCCACATGGAGGAGGCGTCGTGGGACGGGCCGGGCAACCTGCTCGACGCCGCGCAGGTCGCGCTGCACCCGGCCACGCGCGGGCGCGGCACGCTGGTCGTGTTCGGCGGCGACATCTTCGATGCCCGCACCGTCACGAAGATCCACACGACCGCCGTGGACGCCTTCGGGGGCTATCCCGGCCCGATCGGCCGCATTGACCGGGTGGCGCACGCGGCCCGGGTTGAGTACTTCGCCACGCCGGATGCCCGCACCCCCCTGACCCCGCCGCATCTGGACGCCCGCGTGGAGATCCTCTACGCGTACGCCGGCTGGCAGGGCGAGGGCTTCGAGGACGCGGTTCGGCGCTCGGACGGAGTGGTGATCGCGGCCCTGGGCACCGGCAATCTGCCCGCGCCACTGCTGCCGCTGATCCAGGCCGCCACGGTGCCCGTGGTGCTCGCCACCCGCACGCATGCGGGGCCGGTGCTCCCGGTGTACGGCTACCCCGGCGGCGGCGCGACCCTGGTGGCAGCGGGGGCCATTCCCGCCAGTTTCCTGAACGCCCACAAGGCCCGGCTGCTGCTGCTCACGCTGCTCAGCTCGGGCCTGGAGGTCGGTGCCATCCGGCGCGTGTTCGCGCAGGACGTCTACTGA
- the nth gene encoding endonuclease III, with protein sequence MSSPRRASRLPAGARTRAPQVLSVLQATYPDARTELAFTTPFELLVATVLSAQATDVSVNAATPALFARYPDAHAMSAATPEDIEPLIRSIGLYRGKARNLAALARLLVERHGGEVPNDFDAVVALPGAGRKTANVVLSNAYDYPAIAVDTHVGRLARRLGLSTHTNPDHVETDLQKLFPRDRWVFLHHALILHGRRVCHARRPDCAACDMAAFCPRVGVVAGP encoded by the coding sequence GTGTCTTCGCCACGTCGCGCTTCCCGTCTGCCTGCCGGTGCCCGCACCCGCGCTCCCCAGGTGCTGTCGGTGCTCCAGGCCACCTACCCGGACGCCCGCACGGAACTGGCCTTCACGACGCCCTTCGAGCTGCTCGTCGCCACGGTGCTCAGTGCCCAGGCCACCGATGTCAGCGTGAACGCCGCCACCCCCGCCCTGTTCGCCCGCTACCCGGACGCCCACGCCATGAGCGCCGCCACGCCGGAGGACATCGAGCCGCTGATCCGTTCCATCGGCCTGTACCGGGGCAAGGCCCGCAACCTGGCCGCCCTGGCCCGCCTGCTGGTCGAGCGGCATGGCGGCGAGGTGCCGAACGACTTCGATGCCGTGGTGGCCCTGCCGGGAGCCGGGCGCAAGACCGCCAACGTGGTGCTCAGCAACGCCTACGACTACCCGGCGATCGCGGTCGACACGCACGTGGGTCGGCTGGCCCGGCGGCTGGGCCTGAGCACCCACACGAATCCGGATCACGTCGAGACCGACCTCCAGAAGCTGTTTCCGCGTGACCGCTGGGTGTTCCTGCACCACGCGCTCATCCTGCATGGGCGCCGGGTCTGCCATGCCCGGCGGCCGGACTGCGCGGCATGCGACATGGCCGCGTTCTGCCCGCGTGTCGGCGTCGTGGCCGGCCCGTGA
- a CDS encoding MFS transporter codes for MLARADAWRVRTFSALRHPHYRRYWFSQLLSLVGSWMQATAQQYLVLELSGGSSSALGWVTVAQFMPSLLLSLFAGAVIDRLPRRRVLLTTQGVLLLTAVALAVTTHLGVVTLPLVMLIAFVSGCANAFDMPARQSMVVDFVPRSDVSNAVALNSLSFNVSRTLGQALFGVVAALGVSVLAGGNADQLSRLALPFYLNVASFFVVIYTLATLPFPPREAAPHGSMLDDVREGLRYVRRTPAVRNVMLLVGLLSLTIINFNVLIPYYARVVFGAREAAFGLLSAAFGAGAMAGALWQASRPNPLRNLRLGAVILIVGAVALAVTPDATLAVPVLAVCGFGMLSLLVSANSSVQLTIPDHLRGRVMSLYSFVLVGMGPPGALISSTLISREGPLGPRYGLIALAALGAAALLVLWQRLPRQLAAPPAATAAVSTE; via the coding sequence GTGCTAGCGCGTGCCGACGCGTGGCGTGTCCGGACGTTCAGCGCCCTGCGCCACCCCCACTACCGCCGTTACTGGTTCTCACAGCTGCTGTCGCTGGTGGGGTCGTGGATGCAGGCCACGGCGCAGCAGTATCTGGTGCTGGAGCTGTCGGGTGGCAGCTCGTCGGCCCTGGGCTGGGTGACGGTCGCGCAGTTCATGCCCAGCCTGCTGCTGTCACTGTTCGCGGGGGCCGTGATCGACCGGCTGCCCCGGCGGCGGGTGCTGCTGACCACCCAGGGCGTGCTCCTGCTGACCGCCGTGGCCCTGGCCGTGACCACCCACCTGGGCGTGGTCACGCTGCCGCTGGTCATGCTGATCGCCTTCGTGTCGGGCTGCGCCAACGCCTTCGACATGCCCGCCCGCCAGAGCATGGTCGTGGATTTCGTGCCGCGCAGCGACGTGAGCAATGCGGTGGCCCTGAACAGCCTGTCGTTCAACGTGAGCCGCACGCTGGGGCAGGCGCTGTTCGGGGTGGTCGCGGCGCTGGGCGTGTCCGTCCTGGCCGGAGGCAACGCAGACCAGCTCTCGCGGCTGGCGCTGCCCTTCTACCTGAATGTGGCGTCGTTCTTCGTGGTGATCTACACCCTGGCGACCCTGCCCTTCCCCCCGCGTGAGGCCGCGCCGCACGGCAGCATGCTCGACGACGTGCGCGAGGGCCTGCGCTACGTGCGCCGGACGCCCGCAGTGCGCAACGTGATGCTGCTGGTCGGCCTGTTGAGCCTGACCATCATCAATTTCAACGTGCTCATCCCGTATTACGCCCGCGTGGTGTTCGGCGCCCGCGAGGCCGCCTTCGGACTGCTCTCGGCGGCCTTCGGGGCGGGGGCCATGGCCGGCGCCCTGTGGCAGGCCAGCCGGCCCAACCCGCTGCGCAACCTGCGCCTGGGGGCCGTGATCCTGATCGTGGGCGCCGTGGCCCTGGCCGTGACCCCGGATGCCACGCTGGCGGTGCCCGTGCTGGCCGTGTGTGGATTCGGCATGCTGAGCCTGCTGGTCAGCGCCAACAGCAGCGTGCAGCTGACCATTCCCGATCACCTGCGCGGGCGGGTCATGAGCCTGTATTCCTTCGTGCTGGTCGGCATGGGGCCGCCCGGCGCCCTGATCTCCAGCACCCTGATCAGCCGCGAGGGCCCGCTGGGGCCACGCTACGGCCTGATCGCGCTGGCAGCTCTGGGGGCCGCGGCCCTGCTGGTGCTGTGGCAGCGGCTGCCGCGCCAGCTGGCCGCCCCCCCGGCGGCAACGGCGGCCGTGTCCACGGAGTGA
- a CDS encoding ABC transporter ATP-binding protein — translation MMSRPRSFVPTGPDGVRVRRDPRQLTRLLAYARPYRWLFVLGVFATLLSSGLNLIFPKLFGTLIDASFLKVGSADTGPLDRTVLLLLGVFGLSSIFGAAQSYLLARVGAGVVADLRRSVFSHLLTLSPRFFGEHKTGDLTSRLTADVGTVQGVTSSALAQLAAQSVTLVGALILLVTTSARLSLLTLVIIPLVIGTAVTIGRRIRTVSRTVQDAVAQANASAEEAISGVRVVQSFTAEHAERGRYGQGVQLSFLAALKRARLQALMSGVMSFLTFGSLALVLWYGGRQVMAGQLSPGNLVTFLFYALQVGGTVAQLTGIFNQFQEALGASSRIFELLDERSDLPQSDRPVHLARADGRVTFRDVRFEYGEATVLRGIDLEVPAGQVVALVGPSGAGKTTLVNLIPRFWDVTAGSLLVDGCDVRGYVLRDLRAQVGLVPQETLLFSGTVRENILYGRPGATPQEVEDAARAANVHEFVTALPGGYDTVVGERGVKLSGGQRQRVAIARAILKDPRILILDEATSALDNESEALVQSALERLMQGRTTFVIAHRLSTIRNADRIVVLDAGRIVEDGPHAQLIAAGGLYRDLYELQFRAQQEGRTELA, via the coding sequence ATGATGTCCCGACCCCGCTCCTTCGTGCCCACCGGGCCAGACGGCGTCCGTGTGCGGCGCGATCCCCGGCAGCTCACGCGGCTGCTGGCGTATGCCCGGCCGTACCGGTGGCTGTTCGTGCTGGGCGTGTTCGCCACGCTGCTGTCCAGCGGCCTGAACCTGATCTTCCCGAAGCTGTTCGGCACACTGATCGACGCCTCCTTCCTGAAAGTCGGCAGCGCGGACACCGGCCCGCTCGACCGCACCGTGCTGCTGCTGCTGGGCGTGTTCGGGCTGTCCTCGATCTTCGGGGCGGCGCAGTCGTACCTGCTGGCACGGGTCGGGGCCGGCGTGGTGGCAGATCTGCGCCGGTCGGTGTTCTCGCACCTGCTCACGCTGTCGCCGCGCTTTTTCGGCGAGCACAAGACCGGCGACCTGACCTCCCGCCTGACCGCCGACGTGGGCACCGTGCAGGGCGTGACCAGCAGCGCCCTGGCGCAGCTCGCGGCGCAGTCGGTCACGCTGGTCGGGGCACTGATCCTGCTGGTCACCACGTCAGCGCGGCTCAGCCTGCTGACCCTGGTGATCATCCCGCTGGTGATCGGCACGGCCGTGACCATCGGCCGCCGGATCCGCACGGTCAGCCGCACCGTCCAGGACGCGGTGGCCCAGGCCAACGCCAGCGCCGAGGAGGCCATCAGCGGCGTGCGCGTCGTGCAGAGCTTCACCGCCGAGCACGCCGAGCGCGGGCGCTACGGCCAGGGTGTCCAGCTCAGCTTCCTGGCGGCCCTGAAGCGGGCCCGGCTCCAGGCGCTGATGTCCGGCGTCATGAGCTTCCTGACCTTCGGGTCGCTGGCGCTGGTGCTGTGGTACGGCGGGCGGCAGGTCATGGCGGGTCAGCTGTCGCCGGGAAACCTCGTCACGTTCCTGTTCTACGCCCTGCAGGTGGGGGGTACGGTCGCGCAGCTCACCGGCATCTTCAACCAGTTCCAGGAGGCGCTGGGCGCGTCCAGCCGGATCTTCGAACTCCTCGACGAGCGCAGCGACCTGCCCCAGTCGGATCGGCCGGTCCACCTGGCACGGGCCGACGGCCGCGTGACCTTCCGGGACGTGCGCTTCGAATACGGCGAGGCCACCGTGCTGCGCGGCATCGATCTGGAGGTGCCCGCCGGGCAGGTCGTGGCGCTCGTCGGCCCCAGCGGGGCAGGGAAGACCACGCTGGTGAACCTGATCCCGCGCTTCTGGGACGTGACCGCCGGTTCACTGCTGGTCGACGGCTGCGATGTGCGGGGGTACGTCCTGCGCGACCTGCGGGCCCAGGTCGGTCTGGTGCCGCAGGAGACCCTGCTGTTCTCGGGCACCGTGCGCGAGAACATCCTGTACGGTCGCCCGGGCGCCACGCCACAGGAGGTCGAGGACGCCGCCCGCGCCGCCAACGTCCACGAGTTCGTGACCGCCCTGCCCGGCGGCTACGACACCGTCGTGGGCGAGCGCGGCGTGAAGCTCTCCGGCGGGCAGCGCCAGCGCGTCGCCATTGCCCGCGCCATCCTGAAAGACCCGCGCATCCTGATCCTGGACGAAGCCACCAGCGCCCTGGACAACGAATCCGAGGCCCTGGTGCAGTCGGCCCTGGAACGCCTGATGCAGGGCCGCACGACCTTCGTGATCGCCCACCGCCTGAGCACCATCCGCAACGCCGACCGCATCGTGGTGCTCGACGCCGGCCGGATCGTGGAGGACGGCCCCCACGCCCAGCTGATCGCCGCCGGCGGCCTGTACCGCGACCTGTACGAACTCCAGTTCCGCGCCCAGCAGGAGGGCCGCACCGAACTGGCGTGA
- the murA gene encoding UDP-N-acetylglucosamine 1-carboxyvinyltransferase gives MQLTPLHIKGGRPLAGTVAAQHSKNAALPVIVASLLSSEKVTLHGIPRLSDVVTILDLMHHLGTRHVWVGENSLELHTPEIVNTDAPYALVSKMRASFIVLGAILARTGQATVSMPGGCAWGPRPVDQHVKALRALGAEITEDGGNFDARRTQALNGTFAFELLTVGGTHNAILASVLGDGVVTLENASIDTDVVDMIEFLNALGADIQGAGTNTLVIRGVAALRGGAYTVIPDRIEAGTFMIMAAATRSRVQLTNIRPDHLRAVSAKLRDMGVDVEEHGTTITVDAEGRELRPVNITTQSYPGFPTDLQPQMSALLATVPGTSVVQDPVYPDRLTHVAELHRMGANITVSGYTQVIQGAKLHAAPVKAADLRAGAALIIAALTSEGETVIDGVQYLNRGYERLSERLRGLGVDVQQPELALAMD, from the coding sequence ATGCAACTGACCCCGCTGCACATCAAGGGAGGCCGCCCGCTCGCGGGGACGGTCGCCGCACAACACAGCAAGAATGCGGCCCTGCCGGTCATCGTCGCCAGCCTCCTGAGCAGTGAGAAGGTCACCCTGCACGGCATTCCTCGCCTGTCGGACGTGGTCACGATCCTGGATCTGATGCACCATCTGGGCACCCGGCACGTCTGGGTCGGCGAGAACAGCCTGGAACTGCACACCCCCGAGATCGTGAACACCGACGCGCCCTATGCGCTGGTCAGCAAGATGCGGGCGTCGTTCATCGTCCTGGGCGCCATCCTGGCCCGAACCGGGCAGGCCACGGTGTCCATGCCCGGCGGCTGCGCGTGGGGACCGCGCCCGGTCGATCAGCACGTCAAGGCCCTGCGGGCCCTGGGCGCCGAGATCACCGAGGACGGCGGCAACTTCGATGCCCGCCGCACGCAGGCCCTGAACGGCACCTTCGCCTTCGAACTCCTCACGGTGGGCGGCACGCACAACGCGATCCTCGCCAGCGTCCTGGGCGACGGCGTGGTCACCCTGGAGAACGCCAGCATCGACACCGATGTCGTCGACATGATCGAGTTCCTGAACGCCCTGGGGGCTGACATCCAGGGCGCGGGCACCAACACCCTGGTCATCCGGGGCGTCGCGGCCCTGCGCGGCGGCGCGTACACGGTCATTCCCGACCGCATCGAGGCCGGCACGTTCATGATCATGGCGGCCGCCACCCGCAGCCGCGTGCAGCTGACGAACATCCGCCCGGATCACCTGCGGGCCGTCAGCGCCAAACTGCGGGACATGGGCGTGGACGTCGAGGAACACGGCACGACCATCACCGTGGACGCCGAGGGGCGCGAGCTGCGGCCCGTGAACATCACCACGCAGAGCTACCCCGGTTTTCCCACGGATCTGCAGCCCCAGATGAGCGCCCTGCTGGCCACCGTGCCGGGCACCAGCGTCGTGCAGGATCCGGTGTACCCGGATCGCCTGACCCACGTGGCCGAGCTGCACCGCATGGGCGCGAACATCACGGTGAGCGGCTACACGCAGGTGATCCAGGGGGCGAAGCTCCACGCGGCCCCCGTGAAGGCCGCCGACCTGCGGGCCGGAGCCGCCCTGATCATCGCCGCGCTGACCTCCGAGGGCGAGACGGTCATCGACGGCGTGCAGTACCTCAACCGGGGCTACGAGCGCCTGTCCGAGCGCCTGCGCGGCCTGGGCGTGGACGTCCAGCAGCCGGAACTGGCCCTGGCGATGGACTGA
- a CDS encoding aldo/keto reductase, with product MQQRDFGTTGLRVSVLGLGAGQIGDARHSEDLAGTLMNRALDHGVTLVDTARGYGLSEQRIGRHLSWRRNDFILSSKGGYDAEGAQDWTPAAIRLGIEQALTRLRVDWIDIFHLHSCPLDVLRQDELLGALDDAVASGLIRVAAYSGENEALHWAVTSGRFGSVETSVNVADQWSARHVLPHARDAGLGVIAKRPIANAAWQYARRPTGQYAETYWERLGVLDLGSVRHAAGLEWDEFALRFAAYTPGVHSAIVGTANIENLERNIRLAQNGPLPLDVLTHIHAAWDAHGQDWGGEV from the coding sequence ATGCAGCAGCGGGATTTCGGCACCACCGGCCTCCGGGTCAGCGTCCTCGGCCTGGGGGCCGGGCAGATCGGGGATGCCCGTCACAGCGAGGATCTGGCGGGCACCCTGATGAACCGCGCCCTCGACCACGGCGTCACCCTGGTCGACACGGCCCGTGGCTACGGCCTGAGCGAGCAGCGCATCGGTCGGCACCTGTCGTGGCGGCGCAACGACTTCATCCTGAGCAGCAAGGGCGGCTACGACGCCGAGGGGGCCCAGGACTGGACACCCGCCGCGATCCGGCTGGGCATCGAGCAGGCCCTGACCCGGCTGCGCGTGGACTGGATCGACATCTTCCACCTGCACTCCTGCCCGCTGGACGTGCTGCGCCAGGACGAGCTGCTGGGGGCCCTGGACGACGCCGTCGCCAGCGGCCTGATCCGCGTGGCGGCCTACAGCGGCGAGAACGAGGCCCTGCACTGGGCGGTGACCAGTGGCCGCTTCGGCAGTGTCGAGACCAGCGTGAATGTGGCCGACCAGTGGAGTGCCCGCCACGTCCTGCCCCACGCGCGGGACGCGGGTCTCGGCGTGATCGCCAAACGCCCCATCGCGAACGCGGCGTGGCAGTACGCCCGGCGGCCCACCGGCCAGTACGCCGAAACGTACTGGGAGCGTCTGGGCGTGCTCGACCTGGGCAGCGTCCGGCACGCGGCCGGTCTGGAGTGGGACGAGTTCGCCCTGCGCTTCGCCGCGTACACCCCCGGCGTCCACAGCGCCATCGTGGGGACGGCCAACATCGAGAACCTGGAGCGCAACATCCGGCTCGCGCAGAACGGCCCGCTGCCCCTGGATGTCCTGACCCACATCCACGCCGCGTGGGATGCCCACGGCCAGGACTGGGGCGGCGAGGTCTAG
- a CDS encoding NlpC/P60 family protein translates to MPRPFLSPLCTLLAVCLGATAHAAAPLPDPLTTVTVQPGETAYAIARRAGISVETLLTLNNLSTPALRAGQVLRVRSVTVHVVQPGETLYALSRRYGLSVDALLYENALPPGTALKAGQHLLVPGQLSGTIASGTPVPGSAGGVTTRPAPPPALPGGVLGSPFLPALPAPDRPVLTPPSQLPGLSVAPPVPAGPAVVADWRSAALALLDTPYVYGGATRSGTDCSGLVVQVFAPLGVNLPRTSAAQALAGEAVASGEWRPGDLLFFDTQGQGQVSHVGIYLGDDTFIDANTFHGRVVIDRLLGDTYWATRYAGARRVLPEALATRPAP, encoded by the coding sequence ATGCCCAGACCCTTCCTGTCGCCGCTGTGTACCCTGCTGGCCGTGTGCCTGGGGGCCACCGCGCACGCCGCGGCGCCCCTTCCGGATCCGCTCACCACGGTCACGGTGCAGCCCGGCGAGACGGCATACGCCATCGCGCGGCGGGCTGGCATCAGCGTGGAGACCCTGCTGACCCTGAACAACCTGAGCACCCCGGCGCTGCGGGCCGGGCAGGTGCTGCGTGTGCGCAGCGTCACCGTGCACGTCGTGCAGCCCGGCGAGACGCTGTACGCCCTGTCACGCCGCTACGGCCTCAGCGTGGACGCCCTGCTGTACGAGAACGCGCTGCCACCGGGCACCGCCCTGAAGGCCGGACAGCACCTGCTGGTACCGGGCCAGCTCTCGGGCACCATCGCCAGCGGCACGCCCGTGCCGGGCAGCGCCGGTGGCGTGACCACCCGTCCGGCCCCGCCACCGGCGCTGCCCGGTGGGGTGCTGGGCTCACCGTTCCTGCCGGCCCTGCCGGCGCCGGATCGCCCGGTGCTGACGCCGCCCAGCCAGCTCCCCGGTCTGTCCGTGGCGCCGCCCGTCCCGGCGGGCCCGGCGGTGGTCGCCGACTGGCGCTCGGCGGCGCTGGCGCTGCTGGACACCCCCTACGTCTACGGCGGCGCGACCCGCAGCGGCACCGACTGCAGCGGTCTGGTCGTGCAGGTCTTTGCGCCGCTGGGGGTGAACCTGCCGCGCACGAGCGCCGCCCAGGCCCTGGCCGGCGAGGCGGTCGCCAGCGGCGAGTGGCGGCCCGGCGATCTGCTGTTCTTCGACACCCAGGGGCAGGGGCAGGTGTCACACGTGGGGATCTACCTGGGCGATGACACCTTCATCGACGCCAACACCTTCCACGGCCGGGTGGTCATCGACCGGCTGCTGGGCGACACCTACTGGGCCACGCGCTACGCCGGTGCCCGCCGGGTGCTGCCGGAGGCGCTCGCCACGCGTCCGGCCCCGTAG
- a CDS encoding zinc ribbon domain-containing protein — MSDTAPLHRLQRVQELDLNLDRLRDEELNIPDDLRAARAEQERLNNDLEDTEITLEDLDRKVRGQEQDLAGTREQIARAREEQDKNAFDARAQSQYGSRIQQLGERADEMEEDLVPLRERQRELNEKAAALRAQMRGLRPGLSELETRDEQRVQELHQQGEADRQERAALAADLDARTVREYDMIRKAKKGLGVVEIRSGRCSGCNVVLPVSVQQKAAQGKLPPVKCPSCGRFLIRLDLQ; from the coding sequence ATGAGCGACACTGCCCCCCTTCACCGCCTGCAACGCGTTCAGGAACTCGACCTGAACCTCGACCGCCTGCGCGATGAGGAACTGAATATCCCCGACGACCTGCGGGCCGCCCGCGCCGAGCAGGAACGCCTGAACAACGACCTCGAGGACACCGAGATCACCCTGGAAGACCTGGACCGCAAGGTGCGCGGCCAGGAACAGGATCTCGCGGGCACCCGCGAGCAGATCGCCCGCGCCCGCGAGGAGCAGGACAAGAACGCCTTCGATGCCCGTGCCCAGTCGCAGTACGGCAGCCGCATCCAGCAGCTGGGTGAGCGTGCCGACGAGATGGAGGAGGATCTGGTGCCCCTGCGGGAGCGGCAGCGTGAGCTGAACGAGAAGGCCGCCGCCCTGCGTGCCCAGATGCGCGGCCTGCGCCCGGGCCTGTCGGAACTGGAGACCCGCGACGAGCAGCGCGTGCAGGAACTTCACCAGCAGGGCGAGGCCGACCGGCAGGAACGCGCCGCCCTGGCCGCCGATCTCGATGCCCGCACCGTGCGCGAGTACGACATGATCCGCAAGGCGAAAAAGGGCCTGGGCGTCGTGGAGATCCGGAGCGGTCGCTGCTCCGGGTGCAACGTCGTGCTGCCGGTCAGCGTGCAGCAGAAGGCCGCGCAGGGCAAGCTCCCGCCGGTCAAGTGCCCGTCGTGCGGGCGCTTCCTGATCCGCCTCGACCTGCAATAA
- the mscL gene encoding large conductance mechanosensitive channel protein MscL yields MVEGFKKFLLRGNLIDLAVGVLIGAAFGKVVDSFTSGLILPIIGIFGGVPDFSALSFTVNGSIFKYGAFLTNLLSFVLTAAVIYFFVITPFNRLMERFKREEKPAVAEPSNEEKLLAEIRDALRARP; encoded by the coding sequence ATGGTTGAGGGATTCAAGAAGTTTCTCCTGCGCGGCAATCTCATTGATCTTGCCGTCGGTGTGCTCATCGGTGCCGCGTTCGGGAAGGTCGTGGATTCCTTCACGAGCGGTCTGATCCTGCCGATCATTGGGATTTTCGGCGGTGTGCCCGACTTCTCGGCGCTGAGCTTTACCGTCAACGGCAGCATCTTCAAGTATGGGGCCTTCCTGACGAACCTCCTCAGCTTCGTCCTCACGGCGGCCGTCATCTACTTCTTCGTCATCACGCCCTTCAATCGCCTGATGGAACGCTTCAAGCGCGAGGAAAAGCCCGCCGTCGCGGAGCCCAGCAACGAGGAAAAGCTGCTGGCCGAGATCCGCGACGCCCTGCGCGCCCGCCCCTGA
- the hemC gene encoding hydroxymethylbilane synthase, which translates to MRTVTVGTRGSTLALAQTRWVVARLKEEWPDTDFRIQTISTKGDQQRVSLATMARQGDKGFWVKEIEDALLGGRIDIAVHSLKDLPTEQPEGLEVSSIPKRVDARDILVGKEGMKQLAALPQGARVGTSSVRRRAFLNAYRPDLQIVNLRGNIDTRLAALAGDEYDAVVLAAAGLIRTEMRHRIDEFIEPDILLPAPGQGALALETRADDDLNIEVAYAIHDHATDDRITAEREFLAGLGAGCMAPVGAHATIKGGILTLEGWVGALDGRKVIRGTTQGDAAECADLGAELAQDMLGQGARDLVDAAHA; encoded by the coding sequence ATGCGTACGGTGACAGTAGGAACGCGCGGCTCGACGCTTGCGCTCGCGCAGACCCGCTGGGTGGTCGCCCGGCTGAAAGAGGAGTGGCCTGACACGGACTTCCGCATTCAGACGATCAGCACGAAGGGTGACCAGCAGCGCGTCAGCCTGGCGACCATGGCCCGGCAGGGCGACAAGGGCTTCTGGGTCAAGGAGATCGAGGACGCCCTGCTCGGCGGACGCATCGATATCGCGGTGCACAGCCTCAAGGATCTGCCCACCGAGCAGCCCGAGGGCCTGGAGGTCTCCAGCATTCCCAAGCGCGTGGACGCGCGGGACATCCTGGTCGGCAAGGAGGGCATGAAGCAGCTCGCGGCCCTCCCGCAGGGGGCGCGCGTCGGCACGAGTTCCGTGCGCCGCCGCGCCTTCCTGAACGCCTACCGCCCCGATCTCCAGATCGTGAACCTGCGCGGCAACATCGACACGCGTCTGGCGGCCCTGGCCGGCGACGAGTACGACGCCGTGGTGCTGGCCGCCGCCGGCCTGATCCGCACCGAGATGCGCCACCGCATCGACGAGTTCATCGAGCCCGACATCCTGCTGCCGGCTCCCGGTCAGGGTGCCCTGGCCCTGGAGACCCGCGCCGACGACGACCTGAACATCGAGGTGGCCTACGCGATCCACGACCACGCCACCGACGACCGGATCACCGCCGAGCGGGAATTCCTGGCCGGCCTGGGGGCCGGGTGCATGGCCCCGGTCGGTGCGCACGCGACCATCAAGGGCGGCATCCTGACACTGGAGGGCTGGGTCGGTGCTCTGGACGGCCGCAAGGTGATCCGGGGCACGACCCAGGGCGACGCCGCCGAGTGCGCCGACCTGGGCGCGGAGCTCGCCCAGGACATGCTGGGCCAGGGTGCCCGCGACCTCGTGGACGCCGCCCACGCCTGA